One window of the Runella slithyformis DSM 19594 genome contains the following:
- a CDS encoding DUF1156 domain-containing protein yields the protein MTAPKKLIEVAMPIKEISAESVRDKSIRHGHISTLHLWWARRPLPVCRAVVFASLVPDPLDPNCPQAFRDAVEILLGKENNPGDPYTPYKDIPWTAVFDPMEDSLRNRLQMFIGKFTEDMQQALLHSRPSPAAGKQLSDASLIKWDNKKNEAIINKARKLIFVAHNSLQSSAGSNPKSADELLKEFDELYSAIKNAETKLYSLPDRHLETETAKQLTVAVNQAIESFLDRMPKVFDPFAGGGAIPLEAARLGCRTYGNDINPVAHIIQKGSLEFPQKYGKPITYSKSEFENLYGRDELKKWCKENGKHPDTENLKIEIPNRLSFDVEFYAKKLINNTEKEIGHLYPADEKGNKPIAYYWTRVAICSNPTCKAEVPLLRQFYLANTKAKQVYLRPLVSDNEISFQIEHGGYEESNIPGWLKSANLTCPCCGSVTDVKNLRQQFIQDKAKERLLAVIWDGKNGKEYTLPSEKALQVINDIDISYEKPSEELPIEHTGKFPTPWGFKLWGDLFSNRQLYALQNLVNKLNLLKQDLLSNNEDYGKAIVTYLGILLDRISLVNTSFGRWHNGRETLEHPFSKQAIAMMFDYPESNMFCNSTGSALNQLEWLIRYIESENDYSFSVELKNASSGDKSQFSDKYLTAVITDPPYYDAIPYADLSDFFYVWLKRTLGDVYPLNFATPQTPKSEECTALKHHHNDSKQEAKEHFENKLTQIFDAIEHQTADIVSVMFAHQSTEAWTTLCNSVLDARMNITGSWAVDTEMANRSLGLSNAVLASSVTVSCKPAESRGYGNYKEVKKAVEKTVAKEVAELYKLGFRGADLLTACFGQAVSEFGQYKKVEKADGTEVTVAELLELAREHESSRSLASATSSVKHVGDGES from the coding sequence ATGACTGCCCCTAAAAAACTCATAGAAGTAGCGATGCCGATCAAAGAAATATCGGCGGAAAGTGTAAGAGATAAATCAATTCGGCATGGGCATATCAGTACGCTGCACCTGTGGTGGGCGCGCCGACCGCTGCCGGTGTGCCGGGCGGTAGTATTTGCCAGTTTAGTACCTGACCCTCTCGATCCTAATTGCCCGCAGGCGTTCCGTGATGCGGTAGAAATACTTCTTGGAAAAGAAAACAATCCGGGCGACCCGTACACTCCTTACAAAGACATTCCGTGGACGGCCGTTTTTGACCCCATGGAAGATAGCCTTCGCAATCGCCTGCAAATGTTTATCGGGAAATTTACGGAGGATATGCAGCAGGCGCTTCTTCATAGTCGACCCTCACCTGCGGCAGGGAAACAACTCAGCGACGCCAGCCTCATTAAATGGGATAATAAAAAAAACGAAGCTATCATCAACAAAGCCCGAAAACTCATTTTTGTGGCACATAACAGCTTACAGTCATCTGCCGGCAGTAACCCAAAAAGCGCCGATGAATTACTGAAAGAGTTTGACGAGTTATACAGCGCCATTAAAAATGCCGAAACAAAACTTTACAGCCTGCCTGACCGACACCTTGAAACCGAAACTGCCAAACAATTAACGGTAGCCGTCAATCAAGCCATTGAATCCTTTCTCGACCGGATGCCCAAGGTTTTTGATCCTTTTGCGGGTGGGGGAGCCATACCGCTAGAAGCGGCTCGATTGGGCTGCCGAACATACGGCAACGACATTAATCCGGTAGCTCACATTATTCAGAAAGGCAGTTTGGAATTCCCTCAGAAATACGGTAAACCAATCACTTACAGTAAAAGTGAATTTGAAAATTTATATGGGAGAGATGAATTAAAAAAATGGTGCAAAGAAAACGGCAAACACCCTGACACTGAGAACTTAAAAATAGAAATACCTAACCGTTTAAGCTTTGATGTAGAGTTTTATGCAAAGAAATTAATAAACAATACTGAAAAGGAGATAGGCCACCTTTACCCTGCTGATGAAAAAGGCAATAAGCCCATTGCTTATTATTGGACTCGGGTTGCCATTTGCAGCAACCCTACCTGCAAAGCAGAGGTGCCTCTACTAAGACAATTTTACTTAGCTAATACAAAAGCCAAACAAGTTTATTTAAGGCCACTTGTAAGTGATAATGAGATTAGCTTTCAAATAGAACATGGAGGGTACGAAGAAAGTAATATACCGGGCTGGTTAAAAAGTGCAAACCTGACCTGTCCATGTTGTGGAAGTGTGACTGATGTTAAAAATTTGAGACAACAATTTATTCAAGATAAAGCTAAAGAACGGCTTTTAGCAGTTATCTGGGACGGCAAAAATGGCAAAGAATATACTTTGCCCAGTGAAAAAGCCCTACAAGTAATTAACGATATAGACATAAGTTATGAAAAACCTTCTGAAGAGTTACCGATAGAGCATACTGGTAAATTTCCAACACCATGGGGTTTTAAATTATGGGGTGATTTATTTTCTAACCGCCAATTATATGCCCTTCAAAATTTGGTAAACAAACTTAATCTTCTTAAACAGGATTTATTGTCCAACAACGAGGATTATGGAAAAGCTATTGTTACTTACTTGGGAATTTTATTGGACAGAATTTCACTTGTAAATACTTCTTTTGGCAGATGGCACAATGGGCGAGAAACACTTGAACATCCATTTTCAAAACAAGCTATTGCTATGATGTTTGACTACCCTGAATCAAATATGTTTTGTAATTCTACAGGTAGTGCCCTAAATCAATTGGAATGGCTTATCAGATATATTGAATCAGAGAACGATTACTCTTTTTCGGTTGAACTAAAAAATGCCAGCAGTGGCGATAAATCACAGTTTTCTGACAAATATTTAACGGCAGTTATTACTGATCCCCCCTATTATGATGCCATTCCTTACGCAGATTTATCTGATTTTTTCTACGTATGGTTAAAACGTACTTTAGGTGATGTCTACCCTTTAAACTTTGCTACCCCACAAACCCCCAAAAGTGAAGAATGTACGGCTCTAAAGCATCATCATAATGATAGCAAACAGGAAGCAAAGGAACACTTTGAAAATAAATTGACCCAAATCTTCGATGCTATTGAGCATCAAACGGCTGATATTGTAAGTGTTATGTTTGCCCACCAAAGTACTGAGGCCTGGACAACATTATGTAATTCCGTATTAGATGCCCGAATGAATATTACCGGGAGCTGGGCAGTGGATACTGAAATGGCAAACCGAAGTTTAGGTTTATCAAATGCAGTTTTAGCCTCTTCTGTAACAGTATCCTGTAAACCTGCTGAAAGCAGAGGCTACGGAAATTACAAAGAGGTAAAAAAAGCAGTAGAAAAGACTGTAGCTAAAGAAGTTGCTGAATTATACAAATTGGGTTTTAGAGGTGCTGATTTACTCACTGCCTGTTTTGGTCAAGCAGTCAGTGAGTTTGGTCAATACAAAAAAGTAGAAAAAGCCGATGGTACCGAAGTAACCGTAGCCGAATTATTAGAGTTAGCCCGTGAACATGAGTCATCCCGAAGTTTGGCAAGCGCAACAAGCAGTGTAAAGCACGTGGGAGATGGCGAGTCTTAA